From a region of the Impatiens glandulifera chromosome 4, dImpGla2.1, whole genome shotgun sequence genome:
- the LOC124935136 gene encoding uncharacterized protein LOC124935136, with product MGQRILEHISNIQFNERTDVHRWKIEENGKMISSKMWNTIREKEQIVDWVDLVWSSKVIPILRHQFILWLAFKEMLNTRDRVKKYMEILVTSCLLYEGNEETTDHVFGCFPFASNL from the coding sequence ATGGGACAGCGCATTCTCGAACATATCAGTAACATCCAATTCAATGAAAGAACAGATGTACATCGATGGAAAATTGAGGAAAATGGGAAGATGATTTCAAGCAAAATGTGGAATACCATCCGGGAGAAGGAGCAAATAGTAGATTGGGTTGATCTGGTCTGGTCATCAAAAGTCATCCCCATCCTAAGACACCAATTTATCCTATGGCTTGCATTTAAGGAAATGCTAAACACAAGAGATCGAGTAAAGAAGTATATGGAGATCCTGGTTACAAGTTGTTTGCTAtatgaaggaaatgaagaaacaacTGATCACGTATTTGGTTGTTTTCCTTTTGCATCGAATCTATAG